The following is a genomic window from Antechinus flavipes isolate AdamAnt ecotype Samford, QLD, Australia chromosome 3, AdamAnt_v2, whole genome shotgun sequence.
TGCAAGAACCTCACCTACGTCCAGGGCAACGGGGGGCCGGTGACCAGCACGCTGATGTTTCTGGCCGGGGTGGTGGGCAACGGGCTGGCCCTGGGCATCCTGGCGGCGCGGCGGCGGGTGCTGCGGGCGCGCTCCTCGGCCTTCGCCGTGCTGGTCACGGGCCTGGCGGGCACCGACCTGCTGGGCACATGCTTCCTGAGCCCCGCCGTCTTCGTGGCGTACGCCCGGAACAGCTCGCTGGTGGGGCTGGCCCGCGGCCCGGGGCTGTGCCACTGCTTCGCCTTCGCCATGACCTTCTTCGGCCTGGCCTCCACGCTGATCCTGGGGGCCATGGCGGTGGAGCGCTGCCTGGCGCTCAGCCACCCCTACCGCTACGCCCAGCTCAACAGCTGCCGCTACGCCAAGCGGGCGCTGCCCGCCATCTACGCCTTCTGCGCGCTCTTCTGCTCGCTGCCCTTCCTGGGCCTGGGCCGCCACCAGCAGTACTGCCCCGGCAGCTGGTGCTTCATCCAGATGCGCTCGGACGAGGCGGCCGTGCGCGCCTTCTCGCTGGCCTACGCCGCGCTGGTGGCGCTGCTGGTGGGGGCCATCGTGCTGTGCAACGGCTCCGTCACCCTGAGCCTGTGGCGGATGTACCGggagcagcggcggcggcggggcTCCCTGgcgccgggccgggccgggcccgGGCCGCGCGACGGCGAGGACGAGCTGGACCACCTGATCCTGCTGGCCCTCACCACGGGCATCCTGGCCATCTGCTCGCTGCCCCTGACGGTGAGAGCCCCGGAGAGGGGGGCCGGGGAGGGAGCCGGCGCTGCCCGGCTTCTCGGTCACTTACCCGCACCTGGCCCGGGCACGAAGCCTCGGGCTTCTCCCGGCTTCCCTGGCTCCAGAGGGAGAGCACCCCCGAAGGGCCCCACAGCTCCTCTAAACTGGATTCTCTGCCGCTTTCCAGACGAGCTCcgctcccccccttcctcccctctctgccCTCCCGCGCTCTTCCGCAGCCCGTAGTCCCCCTCTCGCCCAGCGCTCGAGGCAGACTCGGCTGCTCACCTGGGGCTCGCTCCGCGTCTGGCCTCAGGTGTGCTTTGTGATGGGAAAACCTCGGGCTTCCGCTCCTCGCTTCTCGTAAAAAGGGGAAGAGGTGGCGAGTGCCGGACGGCTCGGctaggggtggggtggggtggggggcagatgatctctgaagtcccaCCCAGCGCTGAGACTAACCCCCCCCCCATGTCCTCCGAACCTCGCCGCGGGCCCGAGACCCCGCCCGGGGCGCCCCCTCTTCGCGGTGTGGCTCCCCCTCTCTTTCAgttactctttccttctcttatcGCTCCCCTTCACCCCTTGTTCCCCTCGCCCCGAGAAGTGAGGATGTGGGAGCCCCGGGGCGGGGTGCGgagaaggaggcagggagaggAAGTATCTGCCGGATGATtttagtcagaagacctgggttaaaaCTCGGTTTTGTAATTCGGGTAATTTCCCCTGCCTCGTGATCATCGGGTGAATTACTTCAGCCCTCTGGCCCAGTTTCGAATGTGGGGAAGTTGGGGGGACCGGGTTTGACTCCTGGGGAGGGCAGGATGCCTCCGACCCCAGCTCGGTTTTGGGTGGAGGGAGGGGCTCAGAACGATaggagatggggaaactgagagctAGGGCTTCTGGGTCCCCCAGAGACAGAGAAGCCGCAGGGGTAGGTGTGACCCCAGGTGTCCTGCGGACCCACTAACCTGTTCCCTccgtctcctccctcccccagattcGTGGCTTCAGACAGGctttcaaacctgacctcagggACGGGGGCGACCTCACTGCTTTCCGATTCAGTGCCTTCAACCCCATCCTGGACCCCTGGGTGTTCATCCTGTTCAGAAAAGCCGTTTTCCGAAGGCTCCAGCAGGTGCTCTGCAGCCTCTGCCAAGCCCCGCCCCGGGGGCCCGCAGCTGTTAAGGTCCATAATTTCCCCTTTCCCGACACAACCCAGGGATGAAGCGCCAGGCACCTGCTCTTGTTCCATCCCCCAGCCTCATTTACCAACTCGGCTCTCGCCAGactggggggtgggggtaggaGGGCTGGGCTCCCCGGGATGGATCCAGGAGGAAGGACAGATTGTCGGTACCCAAGATGTCAGAAACGACCAAATCTCAACTGTGTGTGTGACGGCTCTGTCCCTGCCCCTCTTGAGTTTTCTCCTGCGGAAAAGGCAGGACTAGAATAGCTCCCGAGGACCCTTCCAGCTTCAAGAGCGGATGAGATTCTCAGGGCCACAGGCGGCTGTTTGGGTGGGGCTCGGCCAGGGCGGGAGCCCAGGGACAGATATGGCCGCTTTCCTGTGTTAGCCCAGGGACCCGAGCGTCCGCCCTGCCAGGGTCCCCACAATCCTCCAGGCTTGGGCTTTGCCCTGGCAGCTGCCCCCATAAAGGCCAGACGACGGAGAAAGAAGGGGACAAAGTTTGTCCTGGAACCCAAAAAGAATAGTGATCTTAAAATAACCAGCTCCTCTGGTCCCTTGCCCCAGCTCGGCCCAGCCCAGCACTCCCAAAGCTCTCCATCTCACTGTCTAAATATTTGGAAAAGCAGGGAGGTTCTCAGCGGCTTCTGCACCCTCGGTGTGAAGCCCCCCGCCAGGGTGGGCCTCCCCCTCTCCAGGATGGGAGACCCCCACATCTCAAGGGCTTCCTCCCATCAGCTCCCGTTGAAAAGTCATCTCATGGGCTCCGGCCCCGTCCCCTGTCCCTAATCAAGCTTTTCCCCAGGGAGATGGTGACAGGGATGCCAGGAGGAAGAGGACGGAGTGGGCTGCTGGCTGGGGGTGAGCTGTTGGGCTTGGCAGGGACCGAGCAGGAAAGCAGAGGGCAGGGGCAGCGTGGGGGTGGGGCGGGCAGAGAGGAGGAAACATGTTCCCACCCAGACATTGGGAAAAGGGCCAAGAGACCCACAGCACTAAGCCTCCGCGTCGCAAAGAAATGGGCATCGCCAAGCTTATTTACAGGCAGAACCCTGGGGATCTCCAAGCACTCAGTTCTCCCTGAGCGCCCGTGGCCCTGGGGAACGCCGAGTCTCGGGCCAGC
Proteins encoded in this region:
- the PTGIR gene encoding prostacyclin receptor, coding for MPEQCKNLTYVQGNGGPVTSTLMFLAGVVGNGLALGILAARRRVLRARSSAFAVLVTGLAGTDLLGTCFLSPAVFVAYARNSSLVGLARGPGLCHCFAFAMTFFGLASTLILGAMAVERCLALSHPYRYAQLNSCRYAKRALPAIYAFCALFCSLPFLGLGRHQQYCPGSWCFIQMRSDEAAVRAFSLAYAALVALLVGAIVLCNGSVTLSLWRMYREQRRRRGSLAPGRAGPGPRDGEDELDHLILLALTTGILAICSLPLTIRGFRQAFKPDLRDGGDLTAFRFSAFNPILDPWVFILFRKAVFRRLQQVLCSLCQAPPRGPAAVKVHNFPFPDTTQG